One window of Psychrobacillus sp. FSL H8-0483 genomic DNA carries:
- a CDS encoding IS3 family transposase (programmed frameshift): protein MAKVRAEQRIQAVQRYLYGNESMIEIAKDIGVTDRVVNEWVRRYQKNGVETFLKSYTKYSADYKMNVLNYMNETGTSSINTAALFNISSPGMIRNWKMKFEVGGYDALVSKKKGRPSMKKETKRTTKPTPIEGSVEALEVRIKQLEMENAYFKKVEYFSSNARKITNQIKAQVIYELKEIYEVVELIKVADIPRSTYYYWEKRLNRTDKYAEVKVAIQSIYLEHKGRYGYRRIAKELKKYGFHYDPKTINYLMNAIGIKCEVRMKKYRSYKGNVGKIAPNMLQRDFTAKKMNEKWVTDVTEFHLFGEKRYLSPVLDLCNGEIIAYTVMSRPVYKLVHDMLEQALERLQSSDQVILHSDQGWHYQMKKYRQTLKQHGIMQSMSRKGNCLDNAVIENFFGLLKSELLYLQEFESMAHFEQELKDYIHYYNHKRMKEKLKDLSPVEYRTKVLEVA, encoded by the exons ATGGCAAAAGTAAGGGCTGAACAACGTATTCAAGCAGTTCAACGATACTTATATGGAAATGAATCTATGATTGAAATCGCAAAAGATATCGGAGTGACAGATCGGGTTGTAAATGAATGGGTTCGCCGTTATCAAAAAAATGGTGTAGAGACTTTCTTAAAGTCCTATACAAAATATTCAGCTGACTATAAAATGAATGTACTTAATTATATGAACGAGACAGGTACATCTTCGATTAATACAGCTGCATTATTTAATATTTCATCTCCTGGCATGATTCGGAATTGGAAAATGAAGTTTGAGGTTGGTGGTTATGATGCCCTTGTTTCTAAGAAAAAGGGGCGTCCATCCATGAAAAAAGAAACAAAAAGAACAACGAAACCAACACCAATTGAAGGATCTGTTGAGGCATTAGAGGTACGTATTAAACAATTAGAAATGGAGAATGCGTACT TTAAAAAAGTTGAATACTTTAGTTCAAATGCAAGAAAAATTACCAATCAAATCAAAGCGCAAGTAATTTATGAACTAAAGGAAATCTATGAAGTAGTGGAATTAATCAAAGTCGCTGATATTCCACGTAGTACGTATTATTACTGGGAAAAGCGTTTGAATCGTACTGATAAATACGCTGAAGTGAAAGTCGCAATTCAGTCCATTTATCTTGAACATAAGGGACGTTATGGTTATCGTAGGATTGCCAAAGAACTGAAAAAATACGGCTTTCATTATGATCCTAAAACGATTAATTATTTGATGAATGCCATTGGCATAAAATGTGAAGTCCGCATGAAGAAATACCGTTCGTATAAAGGAAACGTCGGAAAAATTGCCCCAAACATGTTGCAACGCGATTTTACAGCGAAAAAAATGAACGAGAAATGGGTAACAGACGTGACAGAGTTCCATCTATTTGGTGAGAAACGCTATTTATCACCCGTCCTTGATTTATGCAATGGCGAAATCATTGCATACACAGTAATGAGTCGTCCAGTGTACAAACTAGTCCATGATATGCTAGAACAAGCATTGGAGCGCCTTCAATCAAGTGATCAAGTCATTCTTCATTCGGATCAAGGTTGGCACTATCAAATGAAAAAGTATCGACAAACATTAAAACAACATGGGATAATGCAGAGTATGTCCCGTAAGGGCAATTGTTTGGACAACGCAGTCATTGAAAATTTCTTTGGCTTATTAAAATCTGAACTCCTGTATCTACAAGAGTTTGAATCCATGGCACATTTTGAACAGGAACTCAAAGACTATATTCACTATTACAATCACAAACGAATGAAGGAAAAATTAAAAGACCTAAGCCCGGTGGAGTACCGAACTAAGGTCTTAGAAGTTGCTTAA
- a CDS encoding YlbF family regulator, which produces MINIYDDINKLEASLRQTDQFANVKAAVESVKADSEALALFQSFRKIQLSLQEKQMKGEEISGEEIEYAQKTAQLAQSNEKIFHMLQAEMALSQLIEEVNRVLIKPVQELYEGI; this is translated from the coding sequence ATGATTAATATTTATGATGACATTAACAAGTTAGAAGCAAGCCTACGCCAAACAGACCAGTTTGCCAATGTAAAAGCAGCGGTCGAATCAGTAAAAGCTGATTCAGAAGCCCTAGCGCTATTTCAAAGCTTCCGTAAAATACAGTTATCCCTTCAAGAGAAGCAAATGAAGGGCGAAGAAATATCTGGTGAAGAGATAGAGTACGCACAAAAAACAGCTCAGCTTGCACAAAGTAATGAAAAAATCTTCCATATGCTTCAAGCAGAAATGGCATTAAGCCAATTAATTGAAGAAGTAAACCGAGTGTTAATTAAACCTGTTCAAGAATTATACGAAGGTATCTAA
- a CDS encoding DUF445 family protein, which yields MGFLWTITFMAVVGAAIGAVTNHLAIKMLFRPHEAKYIGSWRVPFTPGLIPKRRDELAIQLGNTVIKHLLTPDIFKKKYFNEEMRVKANTLIVQQLNDNILQSDKTIRDWLKLGGLENVASIANEKINEQIDVQFNLIKAKFENETIRQLAPIEWQKKADSKVGEIVSYILLKGEDFFQSEEGKMAVKNLIDDFLSTKGTLGSMIQMFMGESSSLAGKVQPEILKFLKAPGTKNMLEKIVQNEWEKLKDQPIIKMMEGFDFDPVIANVKGYLTNQLALEERLNHNLIHYFPGATEWTQTQLVPKVTAFAFKEAETKLEEVLRKMRLEDMVKEQVDSFPVARLEDIVLGISKREFKMITVLGGVLGGLIGIIQGLIVFFTT from the coding sequence ATGGGTTTTTTATGGACAATCACATTCATGGCAGTTGTTGGAGCGGCAATTGGAGCAGTTACAAATCACTTAGCTATTAAAATGCTTTTCAGACCACATGAAGCAAAATATATAGGGTCATGGCGAGTTCCTTTCACACCGGGTTTAATTCCCAAAAGACGCGATGAGCTTGCAATACAATTAGGAAATACGGTTATTAAGCACTTATTGACGCCTGATATATTTAAAAAGAAGTATTTCAACGAGGAAATGAGAGTAAAAGCAAATACCCTAATCGTTCAGCAGTTAAATGACAATATCCTTCAATCGGATAAGACGATTAGGGATTGGTTGAAACTTGGCGGACTTGAAAATGTTGCCTCCATTGCAAATGAAAAAATAAATGAGCAAATAGATGTGCAATTTAATCTAATAAAAGCAAAATTTGAAAATGAAACGATTCGTCAGCTTGCTCCTATAGAATGGCAGAAAAAAGCAGATAGTAAAGTGGGGGAAATTGTTTCGTATATACTTCTCAAAGGAGAAGACTTCTTCCAATCAGAAGAAGGGAAAATGGCGGTTAAAAACCTCATTGATGATTTTCTTTCTACTAAAGGAACGCTTGGGAGTATGATTCAAATGTTTATGGGAGAATCTTCTTCGTTAGCAGGAAAGGTTCAACCAGAAATATTGAAGTTTTTAAAAGCCCCAGGAACAAAGAACATGCTGGAAAAAATTGTTCAGAACGAGTGGGAAAAATTAAAGGATCAACCAATTATTAAAATGATGGAAGGCTTTGATTTTGATCCGGTTATTGCCAATGTGAAGGGTTACCTGACCAATCAGTTGGCTCTAGAAGAAAGATTGAATCATAACCTTATTCACTACTTCCCGGGTGCAACTGAATGGACGCAAACTCAGCTGGTACCAAAAGTTACTGCGTTTGCATTTAAAGAAGCAGAAACAAAGCTGGAAGAAGTATTGCGTAAAATGAGATTAGAAGATATGGTAAAAGAACAAGTTGATTCTTTCCCAGTAGCACGCCTGGAAGATATCGTACTTGGTATTTCCAAACGTGAATTTAAAATGATTACCGTTCTAGGTGGCGTTCTTGGAGGTCTGATAGGAATTATCCAAGGACTAATCGTATTTTTCACTACTTAA
- a CDS encoding ferritin-like domain-containing protein, with the protein MFTEKLKQAIQNEYADYHYYVDMYNLTDDPYWKGFIEHVYEDEKSHYEMFQQLYYMLTGTFVQNLEKRPPCVDLKTCAKDAVRDELEGAEMYKEMLLQIPVQQAYAPLFVAMHDETEHAIRFSMMYNAL; encoded by the coding sequence TTGTTTACTGAAAAATTAAAACAAGCAATACAAAATGAATATGCCGATTATCATTATTATGTAGATATGTATAACTTAACAGACGATCCATACTGGAAAGGCTTCATAGAGCATGTGTATGAAGATGAAAAAAGCCATTATGAAATGTTTCAACAACTCTATTATATGCTGACAGGGACATTTGTTCAAAACTTGGAAAAACGACCTCCTTGTGTAGACTTGAAAACATGCGCGAAAGATGCGGTGAGAGATGAGCTAGAGGGTGCTGAAATGTACAAAGAAATGTTGCTTCAAATTCCAGTTCAGCAAGCATATGCTCCACTTTTTGTTGCTATGCATGACGAAACGGAGCATGCTATTCGGTTTTCAATGATGTATAACGCGTTGTAA
- a CDS encoding YheE family protein, which produces MLQHFSFKSLYENKQLPGWSVSFFYKQHRYTAEYESEGTIKWIGDTPADEESVKKMIHELMLFHVYD; this is translated from the coding sequence TTGCTACAGCACTTTAGCTTCAAATCCTTATATGAAAATAAACAATTACCTGGATGGTCCGTCTCCTTCTTCTACAAACAACACAGATATACAGCAGAATACGAATCAGAAGGCACGATTAAGTGGATTGGCGACACACCTGCTGATGAAGAAAGCGTCAAAAAAATGATACATGAGCTAATGCTGTTTCACGTGTATGACTGA